The DNA window ttgtaagaacaattaaaataccatttctgataccaaatttgatgcagaacaatgaaaaaaaattaaaacatgaaaaatagcttttagaaaaagaagttaagaattaaaagtaaagaaagagaagaaaaaagcaagaaaaaaaaatggatgtttAAAAAGTCTTACAACTGtgtaaattttattcaattaataaaatattttttaacatttaaaaatataggatataaatactaaaactctAATTAGAATAACTAAATGGGTTTATAGCCCactaaataagatttttaataataattaaatcaaacctaataaataaaaattaattaataaaactcaagtactaaaaatttaaatgaattaaacCAATAACATAATCTAAAATTCAATCTCTTGTTCATAACTATATAAGTGCATGAACAATATCTCAGTGTGGTGTACCCATCATATATCCTTCTCTACCGGCCCTCGCAGCACACCCACTCTATGAATGTAACTGCacagaaaaacaaagagatgTGAGATACCACAAAGCAGTGAGCACACTCAACAACCCAGAAACAACATTCAAATGTAGCACGATGAAAGAATATTCAGATAAAAAACTGATGGCGTGTCACCATCAAGAAATAGTTCAGTTAATAACTGTCTGAACACCAGCGATATCAAGTCcctaaaaaaggaaagaaaatgtaaaaaaggTACGTAAACTACATTATCCAACTTCCAAATCTATagcagaaaaaagaagaggaaaaaaggaGAGGTGAGCAAAAGAGTAAAATGTGAACATAAAGGTTGAATGCTCCCAAGTCCCGACGAATGAAAAATATATGGAAATCATTCAGAATTCTTAGCTTCCATTTCTTGAACACCCCGGCACAAAGAAACCCTTGAATTAACAAGACAAGACTAGAAAAGGGCCAAGCAGGTGATATTGATGTGACAAAGCAAATTTACTCTATAAAAAGGATTGTGTAAGTTACTAAGTTTTATGCTTCCACTCACTCGGGCAATCAAAAATCAACTCGCTGCTTCCTGAAAAGTTCCAAAGCCTGCAGAATATAACCATTAATCAGTCTGAGAGGCaacttaaaatctaaaaataccaagCTAGGCACTGTACTATCCCCAGAGTTATAACATTATTGTAGTTACTTGTTTATCTGGTTCGGAATCCGAGGAACTAGCGTCGTACGTCTGTGTGGTTAGTTATAGGAGTGGAGAGTTGTTAGCGAGCTCTGGAGATTTTCTCATCGATGGAAGTGGTGCTTCGACGAGCGTGTTCTTCGGCGACGGATTAGGAGTAGGAAGCAAAATCCCATGGCGACTGCTTCTGCCGCTGATTTAAAGgcttctctcctcctcctccttcgtCTTCTGatgcttccttttcttcctcttcttgccCTTCTGCTTCTGATagctcaacttcttcttctctggGAGGCTCAAAGATGAAGCTTGGAGCCATTGAGTTGGAGTGAGAAGAGGCAGGGAGGTTTGTGCTGGCTGCTTTGAAAATTTGTTCAGAGAGGCAATAGAGCTCAATTTCTTGCGTGGACAGTCTATTGAGGCCCAAATTGAAGATTATGGGCTTTTTGAAGTGGCTTAAGCATTGTTATTATAACTATCAGATAAGGAGGAGCTTATGCACGGGTCAATGTTACTATTAAGGGGCCCATTTAAGATTTTCTTGGACTAAGAGGCCCATGTTACCGGCCTTCTCGGGTGAGCCCAGATGTATAGGACATTGAGAATGAGATTTCGTGCCTTCTCTCCGGAATAAGATTATGCGTGCTTTTTTAAAACCAGAAATCGTTTTTGCTTTGCAAATCCTTTGGACGATAACAGCGAGGTTTGGAGTTAGAGCCTAATTGTCACTCGTTTTCTGAATTAAATCAACTAATTGTATGACGAGGCTTGAACCAAACCTTATTAGTTTTGAGCTTTTTGATGCCAGataattgagttgtttgtaCGAGGAAGAGAGGTGGAGATACTGAGAACAAAGAGAacacacgtttttttttttgtatttttttaacaacaaagaaattcactccaaaaccctttgaaaaacaaatttactttAGAAAATATCTTATTACTAATGAGATTTTAAATCTGATTGGCATATTGTTCATACTACATGTATACAGATAGAGAAACTTGCTTGCGATTCGAAGAAACGACTcgacttgaaaatatatatatacagagaaATCTGTTTGAAATTCGAAGAAACAATCCCATATGTGATATTCATCGATCAAATCATATACTATATACTTTTCATTTGTAATTACATGTGCATCTATGTAAATTAGAGGATACTTCCATAGCTGTAGTCCAGTGAGTTtgattgttggtttttttaggagtaaaatgaaaatgtttagtgaatttttttagaaagaaaatgataacGTCTATCGGTTTGAGAGAGACTGCATTGCGTCCATGTTTGTGTTtcgatttaaatttaaattttatttaatactgCAATTCTATAATATAGCATTTATTAAATGTCTCCGggtgcttatttttttaaaaaaaaaaaaccaaaattgagACGCCAAAGAAAATCCAGCAAAGCTCTGTTCTTGGAAACTCACTCCAAACCTGCCCACTGTTTGACAGCTGGACAATTCCCTTGGTTTTGCTGTTGTCTAGTAGCAGCCTCCATTTCATTTCAGCCGTGGATCCAATTTTGGACTGAAATTTGAAGCAGTTAAAGTTCAAACGTACTATCACTGCCCTTTCCCCTGTTTTTGCAGCGTTCAATCTATCAACCTCCATCTCAGGCTTTCCAGCTATATTCAACAGCTAAAAGATAGCTGACGTAGCAAAGCTTGAAACagttacaagaaaagaaaagcacgagacatttttatttatacacaaaaataaaaatactcatCACTTGTTTAAATTATCTATGCACATTCTTGTATTTCCCTTCCCCCTCaggcaaacaaacaaacaccttGTGGCTCACGCCTTTTCATGGAAAAAGCTCCACAATCCCCAACTAAACACaccaaaaaccaagaaaaaaagtctCTACCTAACATTTTTCAAACCCCCCTCTTTATTCTCCTCCTCCTTATTTGTCTTTTACTGTTTTTGCCCTTTTACAGAAAAGCCCGTATTGCTTGACATAGCTGCTAGCGCTGAGGGAGTCTAAACCGAACCTGAGAAGCGGGCGACCGGACAGCGACACCGTGCCAGCAAATACCGCCTTTGCACATCTCATGAACATTATTGACACGATCCTGTGAAATCGCATACATGGCTTTACGAGAAATATCCCACGTCAGCGTCCCAATCAAGATTAAACCCACAACAGCAGTAGACACAATCAGCACGAATACACCACTGAAGCTCCTTCCACAGACCAGCCCGTAAGCCTTAATTCCCGCTATCACCGCCACGTAGATCGTCGTAAGATTCCCTATCACCGCATCAGACAGCGCCATAAAAAGACTCTGCACAATTGCTCGTAAATCTATCAGGGAAAGGAGGGTGTGTAAACAAGGTGGAAACAGCAAATGGAAACGGAGGTGGGTTTTTAGTTGGGAATGTCGGTCGAGGGGTAGATGATACCACGGAAAAGAGAGGGACTGAGGAATGGACTGGTTTATGTTGAGCTTATCTTCTGGCTCTTGGAAGTGAAAGTTGGGAGGTATCATATTTTTGTCATGCATACGCCGATTCGAAAGTAACCAAAGAGATAGTACCACGTGCATTTCCTTCCTTCGAGATGGAGAAACCTTTGcgactattttattttagtgtttttaatagTAATAGCAGTAGATTCAAGGCTTTGATTATTCTTTTTGACAACGACGTCGTGGTAGATGAGGGTATTGCCATGACAGGGACGTTCTGTCTAACTGCTAATGGACCGAGTAAATACGGCCGATGGCCACTTCAAAGGAGTTATGTTGTTATCTAACAAGAGGGCGCAGagaatttcaatttaatacaCAAGCGGTGTCAATTATTATTTGGTATCTGACAAGcaaaaacataatattagctgaaaaaatatattttttttaattaaaaaaaactcaaataacattgttttggataaaaaatttaaagaataaaattgattcgGTGGTCATGAACTAATATGCAAggttaattcaaatttaattaggTTAAATCTCAAACACAATTAAAACAACAACCATCCAAATTAAGCTCGAGTCATAAATCACCAAGTCAACCCGTAAAAATGGGTCTAGCTTAAGATTATAGATGAAATGGTAATtaccttttaatattttagttgcAACGTTTGTCGCTGGACTTTATGCTCATAGCTCGATTAATCCAAGATTattaagaggaaaagaaaaatcattcaatGTACTCTGGCCCTATACGCTACCGTATTGTTGCCGAAAAGAGTACATTATCTGCAAGAATCTTAGCTCCGCCAGTAGCCACACCATCTCTTTAAACTGCCGAAGATTGATGTGATTAGCATCGATgatgcaagaaaacaaaagagaaaaaagtttttttctaaCTTGTGTTTCCTGCCAAAGGTTCACTGGTGACGCCCCCGGTCCAATCAGCATGCTCTTCTAATATACATTTCTTCGAGTTTCCATGAGCCACTCAGAGCCGAGAGTCGCCGTGCCTAACCAGAccaaaattctcaaccaataaCACAATCTCTTCTTGCAAGTGTAGCCGCTGGTCACCCATGAATGTGTGGTGGTGGGAGCCAGCTATAATATTGCCATCAACACAACTAGAGAATAGTTTTTAGCAATAAAAAGTAGCTGGAGGCCATGAAAACCAACCAAAAAccaacagtttttttttctattgaccGACCAATGAAAACTGTAATTCATATGTGAAGTTTCTTGACGACT is part of the Populus trichocarpa isolate Nisqually-1 chromosome 2, P.trichocarpa_v4.1, whole genome shotgun sequence genome and encodes:
- the LOC7496918 gene encoding uncharacterized protein LOC7496918 encodes the protein MHVVLSLWLLSNRRMHDKNMIPPNFHFQEPEDKLNINQSIPQSLSFPWYHLPLDRHSQLKTHLRFHLLFPPCLHTLLSLIDLRAIVQSLFMALSDAVIGNLTTIYVAVIAGIKAYGLVCGRSFSGVFVLIVSTAVVGLILIGTLTWDISRKAMYAISQDRVNNVHEMCKGGICWHGVAVRSPASQVRFRLPQR